A window of the Myxococcales bacterium genome harbors these coding sequences:
- a CDS encoding endo alpha-1,4 polygalactosaminidase, giving the protein MAPYRHNAVKGWPGQYWPDVREPVVVNVMKSRIAMAAQRHCDAVEADDVDSRDNNPGTGITAGEQQAFIRTLAAEAHAQGMSFALKNDLADIPALLNDVDFAINEECFAYNECDALAPFIQAGKAVLQVEYTSGALSSKSGLQ; this is encoded by the coding sequence GCCAATATTGGCCTGATGTTCGCGAGCCGGTCGTCGTCAACGTGATGAAGTCGCGCATCGCGATGGCGGCGCAGCGCCACTGCGATGCCGTGGAGGCCGATGACGTCGACTCCCGCGACAACAATCCCGGCACCGGCATCACTGCCGGCGAGCAGCAGGCGTTCATCCGCACGCTGGCCGCGGAGGCCCACGCCCAGGGGATGTCGTTCGCGCTGAAGAACGACCTCGCGGACATCCCGGCGCTCTTGAACGATGTCGACTTCGCCATCAACGAGGAGTGTTTTGCTTACAACGAGTGCGATGCCCTCGCGCCGTTCATCCAAGCGGGCAAGGCCGTCTTGCAGGTCGAATACACGTCGGGCGCCCTCAGCTCGAAGAGCGGCCTTCAGTGA